The proteins below are encoded in one region of Parvicella tangerina:
- a CDS encoding lycopene cyclase domain-containing protein, with translation MQYLYLWIDLFTFLGPLALSFDKKVGFFKNWKRLFLSIGLMMLIFIPWDIAFTVHGVWGFNPNYLSGLEIFHLPIEEWLFFIVVPYATVFIYECCRAYIRDVFEKVARPSFWVIGVILLILGVFFHDRWYTFINFVGAGLIILVMLMTKQKSIGYLMMGFLISLVPFLLVNGVLTGSLLEEPIVWYNNDENLGIRILTIPVEDMFYFLFFYTLVLIPYEQLRHTS, from the coding sequence ATGCAGTATTTATACCTCTGGATTGACCTCTTTACATTTTTGGGGCCGCTTGCCTTATCTTTTGACAAGAAAGTAGGGTTTTTCAAAAACTGGAAACGTCTGTTTTTGTCAATTGGCCTGATGATGCTCATCTTTATTCCATGGGACATTGCATTCACAGTTCATGGAGTATGGGGGTTCAACCCAAACTATTTAAGTGGTTTAGAGATATTTCATTTACCAATTGAAGAATGGTTGTTTTTTATCGTGGTGCCCTATGCCACAGTATTTATTTATGAATGCTGTAGGGCTTATATTCGAGATGTCTTTGAGAAAGTAGCCCGTCCATCGTTTTGGGTGATAGGAGTAATATTACTGATCTTGGGAGTGTTTTTTCATGATCGATGGTACACGTTCATCAATTTTGTAGGTGCTGGTCTAATCATATTGGTGATGTTGATGACAAAACAAAAGTCTATTGGATACCTAATGATGGGTTTTCTTATTTCATTGGTTCCTTTTCTTTTGGTAAATGGGGTGCTTACAGGCAGTTTATTAGAAGAGCCCATTGTTTGGTATAACAACGATGAAAACCTCGGAATACGGATTTTAACCATTCCTGTGGAGGATATGTTTTACTTCTTGTTTTTTTACACGCTCGTTTTGATACCCTATGAGCAATTAAGGCATACTTCTTGA
- a CDS encoding sterol desaturase family protein — protein sequence MMTLVYVLVIVATFFFMEFMAWFTHKYVMHGLMWYFHEDHHQHEPGFFEKNDVFFLIFAVPSWLCIMLGMMNANYIAVSIGIGIAIYGFCYFLVHDVFIHQRFKWFTRTDNIYFRALRKAHKVHHKHLGKEDGECFGMLIVPKKYFKEARKSMSLKRKTA from the coding sequence ATGATGACATTAGTTTACGTGTTGGTAATTGTAGCTACTTTCTTTTTTATGGAATTCATGGCTTGGTTCACACATAAATATGTGATGCATGGTCTGATGTGGTATTTCCATGAAGATCACCATCAACACGAACCTGGTTTTTTTGAAAAGAACGATGTGTTTTTCTTGATTTTCGCTGTGCCAAGTTGGTTGTGTATCATGTTGGGCATGATGAATGCAAATTACATTGCTGTAAGCATTGGGATTGGTATTGCTATTTATGGATTTTGCTATTTCTTGGTGCACGATGTGTTCATTCACCAACGATTCAAATGGTTCACGAGAACAGATAACATTTATTTTCGAGCGCTTAGAAAGGCTCATAAAGTCCATCACAAGCATTTAGGAAAAGAAGATGGAGAGTGTTTTGGCATGCTCATCGTTCCCAAAAAATACTTCAAAGAGGCAAGAAAGTCCATGAGCCTTAAACGAAAAACTGCCTAG
- a CDS encoding carotenoid biosynthesis protein: MLQQLVKYKFEISLLLLVIFYGVGLTGMLVSDNPQQFAQLSWLNLIISAVVLFANHENWKTITVLGIAAVAILGFFIEVLGVKTGEIFGVYSYGNSLGVKVLDVPLVIGLNWAMLCYFSVYTFSRWFKKWYVVPFFAAVSLVLLDFIIEPVAVKLDFWSWSNPEIPIQNYVAWFVLAAVFNKVIMLTKAEGDNKVAIYLFIIQMIFFTTLRIAI, encoded by the coding sequence ATGCTCCAGCAGTTAGTTAAATATAAGTTTGAGATTTCTCTCTTACTACTCGTTATTTTCTACGGTGTTGGACTAACAGGAATGTTAGTAAGCGATAATCCACAGCAGTTTGCACAGCTATCTTGGCTAAACTTGATCATATCAGCCGTTGTATTGTTTGCAAATCATGAAAATTGGAAGACGATCACGGTTCTTGGTATAGCGGCTGTAGCCATTTTGGGGTTCTTTATTGAAGTGCTGGGCGTCAAAACGGGTGAGATATTTGGGGTGTACAGTTATGGAAATTCTCTAGGCGTCAAAGTACTTGATGTTCCCTTGGTTATCGGGTTAAACTGGGCTATGCTTTGCTATTTTAGCGTGTATACATTCTCCAGGTGGTTCAAGAAATGGTATGTTGTGCCATTTTTTGCTGCTGTGAGTTTAGTTTTGCTCGATTTCATCATTGAGCCAGTAGCCGTAAAGCTTGATTTTTGGAGTTGGTCTAACCCTGAAATTCCTATTCAAAATTATGTGGCTTGGTTTGTTTTAGCAGCAGTGTTTAATAAAGTGATCATGCTCACTAAGGCTGAGGGAGACAACAAAGTCGCCATTTATTTGTTTATTATTCAAATGATATTTTTTACAACATTAAGAATCGCAATATGA